In Carya illinoinensis cultivar Pawnee chromosome 9, C.illinoinensisPawnee_v1, whole genome shotgun sequence, the following are encoded in one genomic region:
- the LOC122276041 gene encoding probable arabinosyltransferase ARAD1, giving the protein MNRARKTWLLYQTLTAALFFVFFFYAFFCSVNPSASNLHSTGFFPASLENTSQESSNPSPVNVYLYRLPRKFTYGVVEHFWRARGFTDSENRGYPSHQHSAEWYLFLDLTTRHELYWAGSPVIPVSHPEEAEMFYVPFFSSLSSIVNKNQLPSSSNLIKQYDDAKAQEELVAWLENQGPEVLDEERGAGPRVGMAESASAEPGKRPCQERGVAGVVFRTGKTRPRTWS; this is encoded by the coding sequence ATGAACAGAGCGCGCAAGACTTGGCTGCTGTACCAGACACTGACCGCCGCgctcttcttcgtcttcttcttctatgcCTTCTTCTGTTCCGTTAATCCATCGGCCTCAAACCTACACTCCACCGGTTTTTTCCCCGCTTCACTGGAAAATACTTCCCAAGAAAGCTCGAATCCCTCCCCAGTGAACGTTTACCTCTACCGTCTCCCGAGAAAATTCACGTATGGCGTCGTCGAGCACTTCTGGAGGGCACGTGGGTTTACCGACTCGGAAAACCGCGGGTACCCGAGTCACCAACATTCCGCGGAGTGGTACTTGTTCCTGGACTTAACGACCCGACACGAACTCTACTGGGCGGGGTCACCGGTCATCCCGGTCTCGCATCCTGAAGAGGCGGAAATGTTTTACGTCCCATTCTTCTCTTCGTTGAGCTCGATCGTGAACAAGAACCAACTCCCCAGCAGTTCAAATTTGATCAAACAGTACGATGACGCGAAGGCTCAGGAGGAGTTGGTGGCTTGGTTGGAAAACCAGGGTCCAGAAGTACTGGACGAGGAACGAGGGGCGGGACCACGTGTTGGTATGGCAGAATCCGCAAGCGCTGAACCGGGTAAGAGACCGTGTCAAGAACGCGGTGTTGCTGGTGTCGTGTTTCGGACGGGTAAGACGCGACCAAGGACGTGGTCGTGA
- the LOC122277686 gene encoding 14 kDa zinc-binding protein, whose amino-acid sequence MAAIAPLSLLRNCAASTARTFVSVKPACIVSSTTLFPLPHLSRRLQFHARATNNEEAAARAAAVNADSGAPTIFDKIIAKEIPSSIVYEDEKVLAFRDINPEAPVHVLIIPKFRDGLTQLGKAEARHGEILGQLLYAAKMVAEKEGILDGFRVVINNGPEACQSVYHLHLHVLGGRQMKWPPG is encoded by the exons ATGGCTGCAATTGCCCCTCTTTCTCTACTTCG GAACTGTGCAGCATCTACTGCAAGAACTTTTGTGTCGGTGAAACCCGCCTGCATCGTTTCTTCCACTACCCTCTTTCCCCTACCTCATCTCTCTAGAAG ATTGCAGTTTCATGCTAGGGCTACAAACAATGAAGAGGCTGCTGCCAGGGCAGCTGCAGTCAATGCCGACAGTGGAGCTCCAACCAT ATTTGACAAGATCATAGCTAAGGAAATCCCATCAAGCATTGTTTACGAGGATGAAAAGGTCCTTGCATTTCGAGACATTAATCCAGAGGCTCCAGTTCATGTTTTAATCATTCCAAAGTTTAGGGATGGACTGACACAGCTTgggaag GCTGAAGCAAGGCATGGAGAGATACTGGGTCAGCTTCTCTATGCTGCCAAAATGGTGGCAGAGAAAGAAGGTATCCTTGATGGGTTTCGTGTTGTCATAAACAATGGTCCAGAAGCCT GTCAATCTGTTTATCATCTCCACTTGCATGTCCTTGGTGGGAGACAGATGAAGTGGCCACCTGGTTGA
- the LOC122275264 gene encoding sulfiredoxin, chloroplastic/mitochondrial, with translation MIIPHTTVLILSYHLAFLLVLSRTFPFCQFCIFHVFHGRTQLKPHKPSKKTRKKETMASFILQVPRTLKCFPVSASSNGGASVSGSQSGGNGGPVIVELPLDKIKRPLMRTRANDPHKVKELMDSIQEIGLQVPIDILEVDGVYYGFSGCHRYEAHQRLGLPTIRCKIRRGTKETLRHHLR, from the exons ATGATCATACCGCATACGACGGTCCTGATACTGTCTTATCATCTTGCATTCTTGCTGGTTCTCTCTCGTACCTTTCCTTTCTGCCAATTTTGTATCTTTCACGTTTTTCATGGACGAACACAATTGAAACCCCACAAACCAAGcaaaaaaacaaggaaaaaagaaacaatggCGAGTTTTATACTTCAGGTCCCAAGAACTCTGAAATGCTTCCCTGTTTCTGCTTCATCTAATG GGGGAGCTTCTGTGAGTGGGTCTCAGAGTGGAGGAAATGGGGGCCCGGTCATAGTGGAGCTTCCGCTCGATAAGATAAAACGGCCGTTGATGCGAACGAGAGCGAACGATCCTCACAAAGTTAAGGAACTCATGGACAGTATCCAAGAAATCGGCCTCCAAGTACCT ATTGATATTCTTGAGGTCGATGGAGTTTACTATG GTTTCTCGGGTTGCCATCGTTACGAGGCTCACCAGCGCTTAGGGCTCCCAACAATCCGTTGTAAAATTCGACGCGGAACAAAAGAAACTCTCAG GCATCACCTCCGCTGA
- the LOC122276691 gene encoding phosphoglycerate kinase, cytosolic → MATKRSVGELTEADLKGKRVFVRVDLNVPLDDNLNITDDTRVRAAVPTIKYLLGNGAKVILSSHLGRPKGVTPKYSLKPLVPRISELLGVKVEMANDCIGEEVEKLVAAIPEGGVLLLENVRFYKEEEKNDPEFAKKLASLADLYVNDAFGTAHRAHASTEGVTKYLKPSVAGFLMQKELDYLVGAVSNPKRPFAAIVGGSKVSSKIGVIESLLEKVDILFLGGGMIFTFYKAQGYSVGSSLVEEDKLDLATSLLEKAKSKGVSLLLPTDVVIADKFAADANSKVVPASSIPDGWMGLDIGPDSIKTFNETLDTTKTIIWNGPMGVFEFEKFAEGTEAIAKKLADLSGKGATTIIGGGDSVAAVEKVGLADKMSHISTGGGASLELLEGKSLPGVLALDDSTTAAL, encoded by the exons ATGGCAACCAAGAGGAGTGTAGGAGAGTTGACGGAGGCTGATTTAAAGGGGAAGAGAGTGTTTGTGAGAGTAGACCTGAATGTGCCTTTGGATGATAATCTTAACATTACTGATGATACTAGGGTCAGGGCTGCAGTCCCCACAATCAAGTACTTGCTGGGAAATGGTGCCAAAGTCATCCTCTCAAGCCACTTG GGACGCCCAAAGGGTGTCACACCCAAGTACAGTTTAAAGCCTCTTGTTCCCAGGATATCTGAGCTCCTTGGAGTTAAG GTTGAGATGGCTAATGATTGTATTGGTGAGGAAGTTGAGAAACTCGTGGCTGCAATCCCAGAAGGGGGTGTTTTGCTCCTTGAAAATGTGAGGTTCTAcaaggaggaagagaagaaTGACCCTGAATTTGCAAAGAAGCTAGCTTCTCTTGCTGATCTCTATGTCAATGATGCATTTGGCACAGCTCACAGAGCCCATGCTTCCACAGAGGGTGTTACCAAGTATCTGAAGCCTTCTGTTGCTGGTTTTCTTATGCAGAAG GAACTTGACTATTTAGTGGGAGCTGTTTCAAATCCCAAGAGGCCATTTGCTGCCATTGTAGGTGGCTCAAAGGTATCATCTAAAATTGGAGTGATCGAGTCGCTGTTGGAAAAGGTTGATATTCTATTTCTAGGTGGAGGAATGATCTTCACATTCTACAAGGCCCAAGGATACTCAGTTGGATCATCCCTTGTAGAGGAAGACAAGCTTGATCTTGCAACATCCCTTCTTGAAAAGGCCAAGTCCAAAGGAGTTTCTCTGTTGCTACCTACAGATGTGGTAATTGCTGACAAGTTTGCAGCGGATGCAAATAGCAAG GTTGTGCCAGCGTCAAGTATCCCAGATGGCTGGATGGGCTTGGATATTGGACCTGATTCCATTAAAACATTTAATGAAACATTGGACACCACCAAAACTATCATTTGGAATGGACCCATGGGTGTATTTGAGTTTGAGAAGTTTGCTGAGGGAACAGAG GCAATAGCAAAGAAGTTGGCAGACCTCAGTGGAAAGGGTGCAACAACGATCATTGGTGGTGGTGACTCTGTTGCAGCTGTGGAGAAAGTGGGGCTTGCAGACAAGATGAGCCATATCTCAACTGGAGGAGGTGCTAGCTTGGAGCTGCTCGAGGGCAAGTCTCTTCCGGGAGTTCTTGCTCTAGATGATTCCACCACTGCTGCACTCTGA